One genomic segment of Ricinus communis isolate WT05 ecotype wild-type chromosome 5, ASM1957865v1, whole genome shotgun sequence includes these proteins:
- the LOC8265442 gene encoding protein unc-13 homolog isoform X1, protein MEEQKQVALLHRYRRDRQKLLEFLLSSGLIRELRISTAPVNSLSDIDFDSLSTDYILHSLKSGGVIDVTEATNNYLLESAYPITSHSLVRDTYFLVSDPDIAGSPPRRVPPIPVHQTTNASQSSQVDCDCTKFANDCGLSFNVAANSPVRPSQTSEIPQLGLPSLSTGLSDDDLRESAYELLLASIFLPGVEGYSVDDRKREKNSKFLSGLKSKREKMPSHSQYLGRDSEFINTVRVQMQISEAMDACIRRNLMQLAARRMYGQIDLTHISLGLLNGVFKSDFRNEKSYMQWKNRQANILEEFLCFSAVGNSSKANVMTAEHLSIRSHVAKIRDEKEWDTIMSPSERVAVLASIRQFAVNMSSLPGKFRIEGETYYWTASYHLNIRLYEKLLFGVFDVLDEGQLVEEAGEVLSRIKSTWAALGITQKLHNALYGWVLFRQFVETDGGQLLEDAVLELQKFVSAEEADGKEEQYMNSLVCSRQCDQREVKLNLAQSICLSISIWCDSTLQDYHLHFSQKPSCFRTLMTLFSAVGVLTVDDHGEIKLTKLGASDDYVSGKLKSYVNKSTEAVYGRAAKKVDLEAKLQRVHPLALLAKELKLIAEREFNVFWPVLRQWCPESLMISIVLLHQFYGKRLKPFLKGVSSLSEDVRSVLPAAKMLDDYLTQLHITALEANRSCHSSNQTLDHYQIGEVSTPLILDWVISQHAHILEWTGRAFDIEDWEPLSFHQRQAASIVEVFRIVEETVDQFFGLNLPMDITHLQALLSVIFHSLDAYLLKMLNQLVEKKHLYPSAPPLTRYTETAIPVIKKRLLECALLDDSINRKLNELTIPKLCIRLNTFQYIQKQIGILEDGIRKSWAQVRSSHNQRCRKDEPLEEDSLLTHGEAIDALFSTTFSIIKDTATGAINKICAFTGARVVFWDLRDKFLFQLYRGDVESSRLESFLHHIDTVLDLICGLIDDTLRDLLVLSIFRTSLEAYVWVLLDGGPSRAFSDSDVALMEDDFNILKDFFIADGEGLPRSLVEQEAKFAQQILGIFSLQTETVVKMLMNASEHISVGSDSDKQGQRLDDAHTLVRVLCHKKDREASKFLKRQYQLPMSSEILHFWQHLCAHVDIRARKKNAVDTLEWRGVVHEYDDTSDRDSTLKSPLISEFLKRSYSTHWTKQGQSSFKSIKKKLQEATSEIRNVAR, encoded by the exons ATGGAGGAGCAGAAGCAGGTAGCTCTTTTACACCGCTACCGTCGCGATCGCCAGAAACTTCTAGAATTCCTCTTATCTTCTGGTTTGATCAGGGAACTCCGAATTTCAACAGCTCCTGTCAATTCTCTCTCTGATATCGATTTCGATTCTCTCAGTACTGATTATATACTCCACTCTCTAAAATCAG GTGGAGTTATCGATGTTACCGAAGCTACTAACAATTATTTGCTCGAATCCGCTTATCCTATCACG AGTCATTCACTAGTAAGGGACACCTATTTTCTTGTCTCTGACCCAGATATAGCTGGATCTCCGCCTAGGCGAGTGCCTCCAATTCCTGTTCACCAAACTACTAATGCGTCACAATCAAGTCAAGTGGACTGTGATTGCACAAAATTTGCGAATGACTGTGGTCTTAGCTTTAATGTAGCAGCAAATTCACCTGTCAGGCCGTCACAAACTTCAGAAATTCCTCAACTTGGTTTACCTAGTCTGAGTACAG GATTGTCTGATGATGATTTGCGGGAATCAGCCTATGAGTTGTTGCTTGCATCTATTTTTCTCCCTGG TGTTGAAGGCTATTCAGTTGATgatagaaagagagaaaagaattcTAAATTCTTGTCTGGGTTGAAAAGTAAAAGGGAGAAAATGCCTTCACATTCCCAATATTTAGGAAGAGACTCAGAGTTCATCAACACTGTCCGTGTTCAGATGCAG atttcaGAAGCAATGGATGCTTGCATTAGGCGAAATTTGATGCAGTTGGCAGCAAGGAGAATGTATGGACAGATTGACCTTACTCATATTTCATTGGGCCTTTTGAATGGAGTTTTCAAGTCTGATTTCCGCAATGAAAAATCTTATATGCAATGGAAGAATAGGCAG GCAAATATACTCGAagaatttctttgtttttctgcTGTTGGAAATTCAAGTAAAGCTAATGTCATGACAGCTGAACATCTAAGTATAAGAAGCCATGTTGCAAAAATCAGAGATGAGAAG GAATGGGATACTATAATGTCGCCTTCTGAGCGAGTTGCAGTTCTAGCATCTATCAGACAATTTGCTGTAAATATGTCATCTTTGCCTGGCAAATTTCGCATTGAAGGCGAAACCTATTATTGGACTGCTAGCTATCACTTGAACATAAGACTTTATGAGAAATTACTTTTTGGTGTGTTTGATGTTCTTGATGAAGGTCAACTGGTAGAG GAAGCTGGTGAGGTCTTATCACGAATAAAATCAACCTGGGCTGCTTTGGGCATCACTCAGAAACTGCACAACGCTTTATATGGGTGGGTTCTTTTTCGACAG TTCGTAGAGACAGATGGAGGACAGCTTTTAGAAGATGCAGTCCTTGAGTTGCAGAAATTTGTATCTGCTGAAGAAGCTGATGGGAAGGAGGAGCAGTATATGAATAGCCTAGTATGTTCAAGGCAATGTGATCAGCGTGAAGTAAAGTTAAATTTGGCACAATCAATTTGCCTCTCAATTAGCATCTGGTGTGATAGTACATTGCAAGATTATCATCTGCATTTCAGTCAG aaACCTTCTTGTTTCAGAACATTGATGACTCTATTTTCAGCAGTTGGAGTTCTTACTGTTGATGATCATGGTGAAATTAAG TTAACAAAATTGGGCGCTTCAGATGATTATGTTTCTGGCAAGCTTAAAAGTTATGTCAATAAATCTACTGAAGCTGTATATGGGCGG GCAGCAAAGAAAGTAGATCTTGAAGCTAAATTGCAAAGGGTGCATCCGTTGGCTCTGCTTGCTAAGGAACTAAAGTTGATTGCTGAAAGAGAGTTTAATGTCTTTTGGCCAGTGTTACGTCAATGGTGTCCTGAATCTCTGATGATATCAATTGTTCTATTGCATCAATTTTATGGGAAAAGACTg AAGCCTTTCCTTAAGGGAGTTTCATCTCTTTCTGAAGATGTTAGGTCGGTTCTTCCTGCTGCTAAAATGTTGGATGATTACCTGACTCAGCTACATATTACTGCTTTGGAGGCAAATAGGTCATGTCACTCTTCCAATCAGACTTTGGACCATTATCAG ATTGGAGAAGTTTCTACACCACTTATTCTTGATTGGGTGATATCTCAACATGCTCATATCTTGGAATGGACTGGACGTGCTTTTGATATTGAG GATTGGGAGCCTTTATCATTTCATCAACGGCAGGCAGCATCCATAGTTGAAGTTTTCAGGATTGTGGAGGAG ACTGTGGATCAGTTCTTTGGCTTGAATCTCCCTATGGATATAACCCATCTACAAGCTTTATTATCCGTAATTTTTCACAGCCTGGATGCTTATTTGCTGAAAATGCTCAATCAGTTag TCGAGAAGAAGCACCTTTATCCATCTGCTCCTCCTTTAACTCGTTATACAGAGACTGCTATTCCAGTAATTAAGAAACGGCTGCTAGAATGTGCACTGTTGGATGACAGTATAAATCGTAAGCTGAATGAGTTGACAATACCAAAACTTTGCATCAGATTGAATACTTTTCAA TATATTCAGAAGCAAATTGGCATACTGGAAGATGGGATTAGAAAATCGTGGGCGCAGGTCAGGTCATCTCATAACCAAAGATGCA GAAAAGACGAGCCACTGGAAGAGGATAGTTTGCTAACACATGGTGAAGCTATTGATGCACTATTTTCAACCACTTTTAGCATCATCAAGGATACTGCGACTGGTGCTATCAACAAAATTTGTGCATTCACTG GAGCAAGAGTTGTGTTCTGGGATCTGAGAGACAAATTCTTGTTTCAGTTATATCGTGGCGATGTTGAAAGTTCTCGTTTGGAAAGTTTTCTACATCATATTGACACT GTCCTCGATCTCATATGCGGATTGATTGATGACACCCTCAGAGACCTTTTAGTGTTAAGTATCTTTCGAACATCATTG GAGGCGTATGTTTGGGTTTTGTTGGATGGAGGACCTTCTCGTGCATTTTCTGATTCAGATGTTGCTTTGATGGAAGATGACTTTAATATCTTGAAg GATTTCTTCATAGCTGATGGAGAAGGGCTTCCTCGTTCGTTAGTTGAGCAAGAAGCGAAATTTGCTCAACAGATACTTGGCATATTTTCCCTTCAG ACTGAAACAGTTGTTAAGATGTTGATGAATGCAAGTGAACATATCTCAGTCGGATCTGATTCAGATAAACAGGGTCAGCGGTTAGACGATGCACACACATTAGTACGTGTTCTGTGCCACAAAAAAGACAGAGAAGCTTCTAAGTTTCTAAAAAGGCAATATCAGCTCCCCATGTCTTCAG AAATTCTGCATTTCTGGCAGCATCTTTGTGCACATGTGGATATCAGGGCTAGGAAGAAAAATGCAGTTGACACACTGGAATGGAGAGGTGTTGTTCATG AGTATGATGACACTTCAGATAGGGATTCAACTCTAAAATCACCTCTTATATCGGAGTTTCTTAAGCGAAGTTACTCAACTCATTGGACAAAACAGGGCCAGAGCAGtttcaaatcaataaagaAGAAACTCCAAGAAGCAACATCTGAGATTAGGAATGTGGCACGGTAA
- the LOC8265442 gene encoding protein unc-13 homolog isoform X2 — protein MEEQKQVALLHRYRRDRQKLLEFLLSSGLIRELRISTAPVNSLSDIDFDSLSTDYILHSLKSGGVIDVTEATNNYLLESAYPITSHSLVRDTYFLVSDPDIAGSPPRRVPPIPVHQTTNASQSSQVDCDCTKFANDCGLSFNVAANSPVRPSQTSEIPQLGLPSLSTGLSDDDLRESAYELLLASIFLPGVEGYSVDDRKREKNSKFLSGLKSKREKMPSHSQYLGRDSEFINTVRVQMQISEAMDACIRRNLMQLAARRMYGQIDLTHISLGLLNGVFKSDFRNEKSYMQWKNRQANILEEFLCFSAVGNSSKANVMTAEHLSIRSHVAKIRDEKEWDTIMSPSERVAVLASIRQFAVNMSSLPGKFRIEGETYYWTASYHLNIRLYEKLLFGVFDVLDEGQLVEEAGEVLSRIKSTWAALGITQKLHNALYGWVLFRQFVETDGGQLLEDAVLELQKFVSAEEADGKEEQYMNSLVCSRQCDQREVKLNLAQSICLSISIWCDSTLQDYHLHFSQKPSCFRTLMTLFSAVGVLTVDDHGEIKLTKLGASDDYVSGKLKSYVNKSTEAVYGRAAKKVDLEAKLQRVHPLALLAKELKLIAEREFNVFWPVLRQWCPESLMISIVLLHQFYGKRLKPFLKGVSSLSEDVRSVLPAAKMLDDYLTQLHITALEANRSCHSSNQTLDHYQIGEVSTPLILDWVISQHAHILEWTGRAFDIEDWEPLSFHQRQAASIVEVFRIVEETVDQFFGLNLPMDITHLQALLSVIFHSLDAYLLKMLNQLVEKKHLYPSAPPLTRYTETAIPVIKKRLLECALLDDSINRKLNELTIPKLCIRLNTFQYIQKQIGILEDGIRKSWAQVRSSHNQRCRKDEPLEEDSLLTHGEAIDALFSTTFSIIKDTATGAINKICAFTGARVVFWDLRDKFLFQLYRGDVESSRLESFLHHIDTVLDLICGLIDDTLRDLLVLSIFRTSLEAYVWVLLDGGPSRAFSDSDVALMEDDFNILKDFFIADGEGLPRSLVEQEAKFAQQILGIFSLQTETVVKMLMNASEHISVGSDSDKQGQRLDDAHTLVRVLCHKKDREASKFLKRQYQLPMSSEILHFWQHLCAHVDIRARKKNAVDTLEWREYDDTSDRDSTLKSPLISEFLKRSYSTHWTKQGQSSFKSIKKKLQEATSEIRNVAR, from the exons ATGGAGGAGCAGAAGCAGGTAGCTCTTTTACACCGCTACCGTCGCGATCGCCAGAAACTTCTAGAATTCCTCTTATCTTCTGGTTTGATCAGGGAACTCCGAATTTCAACAGCTCCTGTCAATTCTCTCTCTGATATCGATTTCGATTCTCTCAGTACTGATTATATACTCCACTCTCTAAAATCAG GTGGAGTTATCGATGTTACCGAAGCTACTAACAATTATTTGCTCGAATCCGCTTATCCTATCACG AGTCATTCACTAGTAAGGGACACCTATTTTCTTGTCTCTGACCCAGATATAGCTGGATCTCCGCCTAGGCGAGTGCCTCCAATTCCTGTTCACCAAACTACTAATGCGTCACAATCAAGTCAAGTGGACTGTGATTGCACAAAATTTGCGAATGACTGTGGTCTTAGCTTTAATGTAGCAGCAAATTCACCTGTCAGGCCGTCACAAACTTCAGAAATTCCTCAACTTGGTTTACCTAGTCTGAGTACAG GATTGTCTGATGATGATTTGCGGGAATCAGCCTATGAGTTGTTGCTTGCATCTATTTTTCTCCCTGG TGTTGAAGGCTATTCAGTTGATgatagaaagagagaaaagaattcTAAATTCTTGTCTGGGTTGAAAAGTAAAAGGGAGAAAATGCCTTCACATTCCCAATATTTAGGAAGAGACTCAGAGTTCATCAACACTGTCCGTGTTCAGATGCAG atttcaGAAGCAATGGATGCTTGCATTAGGCGAAATTTGATGCAGTTGGCAGCAAGGAGAATGTATGGACAGATTGACCTTACTCATATTTCATTGGGCCTTTTGAATGGAGTTTTCAAGTCTGATTTCCGCAATGAAAAATCTTATATGCAATGGAAGAATAGGCAG GCAAATATACTCGAagaatttctttgtttttctgcTGTTGGAAATTCAAGTAAAGCTAATGTCATGACAGCTGAACATCTAAGTATAAGAAGCCATGTTGCAAAAATCAGAGATGAGAAG GAATGGGATACTATAATGTCGCCTTCTGAGCGAGTTGCAGTTCTAGCATCTATCAGACAATTTGCTGTAAATATGTCATCTTTGCCTGGCAAATTTCGCATTGAAGGCGAAACCTATTATTGGACTGCTAGCTATCACTTGAACATAAGACTTTATGAGAAATTACTTTTTGGTGTGTTTGATGTTCTTGATGAAGGTCAACTGGTAGAG GAAGCTGGTGAGGTCTTATCACGAATAAAATCAACCTGGGCTGCTTTGGGCATCACTCAGAAACTGCACAACGCTTTATATGGGTGGGTTCTTTTTCGACAG TTCGTAGAGACAGATGGAGGACAGCTTTTAGAAGATGCAGTCCTTGAGTTGCAGAAATTTGTATCTGCTGAAGAAGCTGATGGGAAGGAGGAGCAGTATATGAATAGCCTAGTATGTTCAAGGCAATGTGATCAGCGTGAAGTAAAGTTAAATTTGGCACAATCAATTTGCCTCTCAATTAGCATCTGGTGTGATAGTACATTGCAAGATTATCATCTGCATTTCAGTCAG aaACCTTCTTGTTTCAGAACATTGATGACTCTATTTTCAGCAGTTGGAGTTCTTACTGTTGATGATCATGGTGAAATTAAG TTAACAAAATTGGGCGCTTCAGATGATTATGTTTCTGGCAAGCTTAAAAGTTATGTCAATAAATCTACTGAAGCTGTATATGGGCGG GCAGCAAAGAAAGTAGATCTTGAAGCTAAATTGCAAAGGGTGCATCCGTTGGCTCTGCTTGCTAAGGAACTAAAGTTGATTGCTGAAAGAGAGTTTAATGTCTTTTGGCCAGTGTTACGTCAATGGTGTCCTGAATCTCTGATGATATCAATTGTTCTATTGCATCAATTTTATGGGAAAAGACTg AAGCCTTTCCTTAAGGGAGTTTCATCTCTTTCTGAAGATGTTAGGTCGGTTCTTCCTGCTGCTAAAATGTTGGATGATTACCTGACTCAGCTACATATTACTGCTTTGGAGGCAAATAGGTCATGTCACTCTTCCAATCAGACTTTGGACCATTATCAG ATTGGAGAAGTTTCTACACCACTTATTCTTGATTGGGTGATATCTCAACATGCTCATATCTTGGAATGGACTGGACGTGCTTTTGATATTGAG GATTGGGAGCCTTTATCATTTCATCAACGGCAGGCAGCATCCATAGTTGAAGTTTTCAGGATTGTGGAGGAG ACTGTGGATCAGTTCTTTGGCTTGAATCTCCCTATGGATATAACCCATCTACAAGCTTTATTATCCGTAATTTTTCACAGCCTGGATGCTTATTTGCTGAAAATGCTCAATCAGTTag TCGAGAAGAAGCACCTTTATCCATCTGCTCCTCCTTTAACTCGTTATACAGAGACTGCTATTCCAGTAATTAAGAAACGGCTGCTAGAATGTGCACTGTTGGATGACAGTATAAATCGTAAGCTGAATGAGTTGACAATACCAAAACTTTGCATCAGATTGAATACTTTTCAA TATATTCAGAAGCAAATTGGCATACTGGAAGATGGGATTAGAAAATCGTGGGCGCAGGTCAGGTCATCTCATAACCAAAGATGCA GAAAAGACGAGCCACTGGAAGAGGATAGTTTGCTAACACATGGTGAAGCTATTGATGCACTATTTTCAACCACTTTTAGCATCATCAAGGATACTGCGACTGGTGCTATCAACAAAATTTGTGCATTCACTG GAGCAAGAGTTGTGTTCTGGGATCTGAGAGACAAATTCTTGTTTCAGTTATATCGTGGCGATGTTGAAAGTTCTCGTTTGGAAAGTTTTCTACATCATATTGACACT GTCCTCGATCTCATATGCGGATTGATTGATGACACCCTCAGAGACCTTTTAGTGTTAAGTATCTTTCGAACATCATTG GAGGCGTATGTTTGGGTTTTGTTGGATGGAGGACCTTCTCGTGCATTTTCTGATTCAGATGTTGCTTTGATGGAAGATGACTTTAATATCTTGAAg GATTTCTTCATAGCTGATGGAGAAGGGCTTCCTCGTTCGTTAGTTGAGCAAGAAGCGAAATTTGCTCAACAGATACTTGGCATATTTTCCCTTCAG ACTGAAACAGTTGTTAAGATGTTGATGAATGCAAGTGAACATATCTCAGTCGGATCTGATTCAGATAAACAGGGTCAGCGGTTAGACGATGCACACACATTAGTACGTGTTCTGTGCCACAAAAAAGACAGAGAAGCTTCTAAGTTTCTAAAAAGGCAATATCAGCTCCCCATGTCTTCAG AAATTCTGCATTTCTGGCAGCATCTTTGTGCACATGTGGATATCAGGGCTAGGAAGAAAAATGCAGTTGACACACTGGAATGGAGAG AGTATGATGACACTTCAGATAGGGATTCAACTCTAAAATCACCTCTTATATCGGAGTTTCTTAAGCGAAGTTACTCAACTCATTGGACAAAACAGGGCCAGAGCAGtttcaaatcaataaagaAGAAACTCCAAGAAGCAACATCTGAGATTAGGAATGTGGCACGGTAA
- the LOC8265442 gene encoding protein unc-13 homolog isoform X4, producing MEEQKQVALLHRYRRDRQKLLEFLLSSGLIRELRISTAPVNSLSDIDFDSLSTDYILHSLKSGGVIDVTEATNNYLLESAYPITSHSLVRDTYFLVSDPDIAGSPPRRVPPIPVHQTTNASQSSQVDCDCTKFANDCGLSFNVAANSPVRPSQTSEIPQLGLPSLSTGLSDDDLRESAYELLLASIFLPGVEGYSVDDRKREKNSKFLSGLKSKREKMPSHSQYLGRDSEFINTVRVQMQISEAMDACIRRNLMQLAARRMYGQIDLTHISLGLLNGVFKSDFRNEKSYMQWKNRQANILEEFLCFSAVGNSSKANVMTAEHLSIRSHVAKIRDEKEWDTIMSPSERVAVLASIRQFAVNMSSLPGKFRIEGETYYWTASYHLNIRLYEKLLFGVFDVLDEGQLVEEAGEVLSRIKSTWAALGITQKLHNALYGWVLFRQFVETDGGQLLEDAVLELQKFVSAEEADGKEEQYMNSLVCSRQCDQREVKLNLAQSICLSISIWCDSTLQDYHLHFSQKPSCFRTLMTLFSAVGVLTVDDHGEIKLTKLGASDDYVSGKLKSYVNKSTEAVYGRAAKKVDLEAKLQRVHPLALLAKELKLIAEREFNVFWPVLRQWCPESLMISIVLLHQFYGKRLKPFLKGVSSLSEDVRSVLPAAKMLDDYLTQLHITALEANRSCHSSNQTLDHYQIGEVSTPLILDWVISQHAHILEWTGRAFDIEDWEPLSFHQRQAASIVEVFRIVEETVDQFFGLNLPMDITHLQALLSVIFHSLDAYLLKMLNQLVEKKHLYPSAPPLTRYTETAIPVIKKRLLECALLDDSINRKLNELTIPKLCIRLNTFQYIQKQIGILEDGIRKSWAQVRSSHNQRCRKDEPLEEDSLLTHGEAIDALFSTTFSIIKDTATGAINKICAFTGARVVFWDLRDKFLFQLYRGDVESSRLESFLHHIDTVLDLICGLIDDTLRDLLVLSIFRTSLEAYVWVLLDGGPSRAFSDSDVALMEDDFNILKDFFIADGEGLPRSLVEQEAKFAQQILGIFSLQTETVVKMLMNASEHISVGSDSDKQGQRLDDAHTLVRVLCHKKDREASKFLKRQYQLPMSSASLCTCGYQG from the exons ATGGAGGAGCAGAAGCAGGTAGCTCTTTTACACCGCTACCGTCGCGATCGCCAGAAACTTCTAGAATTCCTCTTATCTTCTGGTTTGATCAGGGAACTCCGAATTTCAACAGCTCCTGTCAATTCTCTCTCTGATATCGATTTCGATTCTCTCAGTACTGATTATATACTCCACTCTCTAAAATCAG GTGGAGTTATCGATGTTACCGAAGCTACTAACAATTATTTGCTCGAATCCGCTTATCCTATCACG AGTCATTCACTAGTAAGGGACACCTATTTTCTTGTCTCTGACCCAGATATAGCTGGATCTCCGCCTAGGCGAGTGCCTCCAATTCCTGTTCACCAAACTACTAATGCGTCACAATCAAGTCAAGTGGACTGTGATTGCACAAAATTTGCGAATGACTGTGGTCTTAGCTTTAATGTAGCAGCAAATTCACCTGTCAGGCCGTCACAAACTTCAGAAATTCCTCAACTTGGTTTACCTAGTCTGAGTACAG GATTGTCTGATGATGATTTGCGGGAATCAGCCTATGAGTTGTTGCTTGCATCTATTTTTCTCCCTGG TGTTGAAGGCTATTCAGTTGATgatagaaagagagaaaagaattcTAAATTCTTGTCTGGGTTGAAAAGTAAAAGGGAGAAAATGCCTTCACATTCCCAATATTTAGGAAGAGACTCAGAGTTCATCAACACTGTCCGTGTTCAGATGCAG atttcaGAAGCAATGGATGCTTGCATTAGGCGAAATTTGATGCAGTTGGCAGCAAGGAGAATGTATGGACAGATTGACCTTACTCATATTTCATTGGGCCTTTTGAATGGAGTTTTCAAGTCTGATTTCCGCAATGAAAAATCTTATATGCAATGGAAGAATAGGCAG GCAAATATACTCGAagaatttctttgtttttctgcTGTTGGAAATTCAAGTAAAGCTAATGTCATGACAGCTGAACATCTAAGTATAAGAAGCCATGTTGCAAAAATCAGAGATGAGAAG GAATGGGATACTATAATGTCGCCTTCTGAGCGAGTTGCAGTTCTAGCATCTATCAGACAATTTGCTGTAAATATGTCATCTTTGCCTGGCAAATTTCGCATTGAAGGCGAAACCTATTATTGGACTGCTAGCTATCACTTGAACATAAGACTTTATGAGAAATTACTTTTTGGTGTGTTTGATGTTCTTGATGAAGGTCAACTGGTAGAG GAAGCTGGTGAGGTCTTATCACGAATAAAATCAACCTGGGCTGCTTTGGGCATCACTCAGAAACTGCACAACGCTTTATATGGGTGGGTTCTTTTTCGACAG TTCGTAGAGACAGATGGAGGACAGCTTTTAGAAGATGCAGTCCTTGAGTTGCAGAAATTTGTATCTGCTGAAGAAGCTGATGGGAAGGAGGAGCAGTATATGAATAGCCTAGTATGTTCAAGGCAATGTGATCAGCGTGAAGTAAAGTTAAATTTGGCACAATCAATTTGCCTCTCAATTAGCATCTGGTGTGATAGTACATTGCAAGATTATCATCTGCATTTCAGTCAG aaACCTTCTTGTTTCAGAACATTGATGACTCTATTTTCAGCAGTTGGAGTTCTTACTGTTGATGATCATGGTGAAATTAAG TTAACAAAATTGGGCGCTTCAGATGATTATGTTTCTGGCAAGCTTAAAAGTTATGTCAATAAATCTACTGAAGCTGTATATGGGCGG GCAGCAAAGAAAGTAGATCTTGAAGCTAAATTGCAAAGGGTGCATCCGTTGGCTCTGCTTGCTAAGGAACTAAAGTTGATTGCTGAAAGAGAGTTTAATGTCTTTTGGCCAGTGTTACGTCAATGGTGTCCTGAATCTCTGATGATATCAATTGTTCTATTGCATCAATTTTATGGGAAAAGACTg AAGCCTTTCCTTAAGGGAGTTTCATCTCTTTCTGAAGATGTTAGGTCGGTTCTTCCTGCTGCTAAAATGTTGGATGATTACCTGACTCAGCTACATATTACTGCTTTGGAGGCAAATAGGTCATGTCACTCTTCCAATCAGACTTTGGACCATTATCAG ATTGGAGAAGTTTCTACACCACTTATTCTTGATTGGGTGATATCTCAACATGCTCATATCTTGGAATGGACTGGACGTGCTTTTGATATTGAG GATTGGGAGCCTTTATCATTTCATCAACGGCAGGCAGCATCCATAGTTGAAGTTTTCAGGATTGTGGAGGAG ACTGTGGATCAGTTCTTTGGCTTGAATCTCCCTATGGATATAACCCATCTACAAGCTTTATTATCCGTAATTTTTCACAGCCTGGATGCTTATTTGCTGAAAATGCTCAATCAGTTag TCGAGAAGAAGCACCTTTATCCATCTGCTCCTCCTTTAACTCGTTATACAGAGACTGCTATTCCAGTAATTAAGAAACGGCTGCTAGAATGTGCACTGTTGGATGACAGTATAAATCGTAAGCTGAATGAGTTGACAATACCAAAACTTTGCATCAGATTGAATACTTTTCAA TATATTCAGAAGCAAATTGGCATACTGGAAGATGGGATTAGAAAATCGTGGGCGCAGGTCAGGTCATCTCATAACCAAAGATGCA GAAAAGACGAGCCACTGGAAGAGGATAGTTTGCTAACACATGGTGAAGCTATTGATGCACTATTTTCAACCACTTTTAGCATCATCAAGGATACTGCGACTGGTGCTATCAACAAAATTTGTGCATTCACTG GAGCAAGAGTTGTGTTCTGGGATCTGAGAGACAAATTCTTGTTTCAGTTATATCGTGGCGATGTTGAAAGTTCTCGTTTGGAAAGTTTTCTACATCATATTGACACT GTCCTCGATCTCATATGCGGATTGATTGATGACACCCTCAGAGACCTTTTAGTGTTAAGTATCTTTCGAACATCATTG GAGGCGTATGTTTGGGTTTTGTTGGATGGAGGACCTTCTCGTGCATTTTCTGATTCAGATGTTGCTTTGATGGAAGATGACTTTAATATCTTGAAg GATTTCTTCATAGCTGATGGAGAAGGGCTTCCTCGTTCGTTAGTTGAGCAAGAAGCGAAATTTGCTCAACAGATACTTGGCATATTTTCCCTTCAG ACTGAAACAGTTGTTAAGATGTTGATGAATGCAAGTGAACATATCTCAGTCGGATCTGATTCAGATAAACAGGGTCAGCGGTTAGACGATGCACACACATTAGTACGTGTTCTGTGCCACAAAAAAGACAGAGAAGCTTCTAAGTTTCTAAAAAGGCAATATCAGCTCCCCATGTCTTCAG CATCTTTGTGCACATGTGGATATCAGGGCTAG